CATGAAATGAAAGGGCGGTTAAGCAGCGGTTTATCGACATTGGTAACAAACAATACTGTAAAGAGTCTTAGTGTGGCTGTCGGAGGTGTATCTCGGTTACAGGATGTCAAAGCTTCGTTCGGTGCGGAAATTGTTGCTGATCTTGAAAAGAAAAAGTTCATACTCAAAGATAACCGTTTGGTGCTCAATGATCTCGGTCTTATGTTCAGCGGGGCGGTTTCTCTGTTCGAAAACGCTATCGACACAGATCTTGATTTCAAAGCCGAAAAAGCGACTCTGAAAGAGTTTCTTTCTCTCGTGCCGGTGGTTTATGAGCGTAACTATGAAAAAATTGATGCCGAAGGTGTTATTTCTCTGTCAGGTCATGTGAAGGGGCTTTATAAAGATAATCAGCTGCCTGCCTTCAGGCTGGATTTGGAGGTAAGCAATGGCAATTTCGGCTATAAAGACGTTCCGATAAGGGTCGAAGAGGTTGATTTCAAGGGAGGTATAGAAAACCCGGGCGGCAGTGCTGATAAAACTGTTCTCTTTGTTCCTGAGTTCAACCTGAAAGTAAACGGTCGGCCTGTTATCATGACGCTCGGTGTGAGTACACCATTTTCCGACCCTTTTTTCGATATGGCTATCGATGGTTCGATCGATCTTGCCGATGTTCAACGGATTTTTCGGATCAAAGATATGGACCTTACCGGCGATATACGATCAGATATCGTTGTTAAAGGGAGGCTTTCAGCTTTTAATGCAGGCGTTTCGGGATCAGGAGCGGCTGAAGCTTATGGATCGGTTACAGCAAAAGGCATTACCATCGCATCCGAAAAGTTTACTCCTGATGTTGCGATATCATCGGCACAACTCAACCTTTCGCCCGGTTATCTGGACCTTGTCGAGCTGCGCATGAAAACCGGGAAAAGTGACTTTGCCGCAAATGGCAGGCTGGAGAATTATATCGCATATATCATGAAAAAAGGAAAACTAACGGGAACTGCAGATGTTCGTTCAACTTTTGTGCAGCTCGATGAGTTTCGCAATCTGCAAGAAGAGAAAATGGCTGTAATGCTTCCTGACAATTTATCCATGAAAATCAATGGAACTTTTGACCGTGTAAGGTTCGATGACATGCTGTTCGAGGGTGTAAATGGATCAATCGTTCTCGAGGAAGAAAAGCTTGATTTCAACGACATCAATGCAGAGACTCTTGGGGGAAAGGTTTCTATCAATGGGTTTTACAATACGAAAGGGGGAAAAACGGACACGGATTTCAGCATTAGTGCGACCGAAATGAATATCGTGCGTTCCTATGAATCACTGGAATTACTCGAAAAGGTGGCTCCTGTGGCCGAATATGCGAAAGGTGATGTCTCGGCCAAGCTCACAATGCGTTCGCATTTGGATGATGATCTGAAGCCTGTTCCTGAATCGATTTCAGGCAAGGGCAGGGTGGAAACGAAGGGATTGCTTGTCGAAGATTTTCCACCGATCCGTAAACTGGCACTGCTTCTTGACGTCGATGCTCTCGATACCCTTAGAATTCCGGAGACTGCGGTTGATTTTGCCATCGACAAAGGGTTTGTAGAGACAGCGCCATTTTCTTTCAGGGTCAATGATATCAGGTTACACGCTTCAGGCGTTACCGGCTTTGATAAAAGTCTTGACTGGAAAATAGGGCTTGAAATTCCCAGGAAATATATTGGAAAAGCAGGATCGAAAACCATCGCCGGTTTGCTTGAGAAACTTCCGTCGGAAAGTATGGAAATCTCCCTTCCGGATACGGTCGTTGTCGATGCTGTGTTGAAGGGGTCGGTTAAAGAGCCTGAAATAGAGCTTGATCTGGGAAAAACGTCCAAACGTATTGCAGCGCGTTTGAAGGAGCGTATGCGGCAGACAATCGCTGATGAGCTTCGTGGCAGGTTTCTGCCAGAGCAGGAGGGAGATATCGCTGTTGGAGACAGCGGGAATGTTGCGGATATTCTGGAAAAAACAGCAGGCGACATTCTTTTCAACAGGAAGGGGGCTCGGAAAGATACAGCCGACACGCCGGAAAAAGAAGAAGGTACGTTACCTTCATTTATTGAAAACATTTTTGCTCCTTCAAAGAAAATGCCCCATGGACAAGAGACGGCTCGTGGCACAAGTATTACCGCAGACAGTACAGAAAAGAGTGGCGGTAGTGATGAGCCGGGCGACACAATAGGGGTAAACATCGGTGTTGACAGCGTTGAGGGAAAAAAGAGTATCATTGAGCTGTTCCAATGAACCATGATATTTCAGAAGAACGCTCGAAAGACCGCAAGCGTTTTTCATGAAGACAGTTTTCAGGAAGTTCACAAGGTTGCCGTTATCATGCAGAAGTTTATTCCTTACATTTTTGCTTGACAAGTGAGGCTTTTATTGGTTAATAACGTGCAGAGGGAATGCAATGCAATGGCTTTACTGTGATTTTCATATTCACACAACGTGGAGTGACGGCCAATGTTCCCTCGACAGGGTCGTCGAGTTATATGGGACGGCTGGATTTGACGTTATCGCGATTACAGACCATGTGCTCGACAGCAAAAGTATCATAAAAAGCGGAAAAAGAGAGGCCGAACTCCGTGCTGTCAGTAGAGAGGGTTTTTCCGGTTATCAGCAGGCCTTATGGGCGGCGGCCAGGAGGGCCTGGGAGAAGTATGCCATGCTGTTGATTCCGGGGATTGAAATAACAAACAATACATCCCGTTATCACATTCTTGCGCTCGATGTCAAGGACTATATATCTCCGGATCTCGATGTCGATACCATCATTGAGAAAACAAGAGCGCAGCAGGGTATTTCCGTTGCGTGTCATCCCTACGTGAGAAATCATTCGGGTGAAGATCCTTCGGTACATCTTTGGAAAAACCACGAAAGGCTTGCGACAATGTTCGATGCCTGGGAGGTTGCGAACCGTGATGATCTCTTTAATGTTGTTGGTTTGAAAAAGTTTAATTATATCGCTAATTCAGATTTTCACGAAGAACGACATTTGCTTTCCTGGAAAACGCTGCTGAGATGTGAAAAAAACATCGAGGCGGTCAAGGAGGCAATAAGAAACAATGACAGAGTATCTCTTTTTCTTTACAGAGGCGGAAAAATCAAATGATCTGCCGTTTTCAGGCGGGGCGGGCAGGGTATGAAGCTGCTTAACAACAATGACAAGCATCCGCATCTCGAACGTCTGCTGGAAAGGTCAAAAAATATCGATCTTGACGGGGAATCGAGGATTCTGATCCTGAGCGATTTGCATATGGGCAACGGGGGGAGACGTGACGAGTTCAGGCACAATGCTGCTCTTGTCGATGCTGTTATGAGCAAGTATTACCTTCCGGAAAAGTACAGCCTTATTCTCAATGGTGATATTGAAGAACTTTTTAAGTTTCCTCTCGATGATATCGTTGCTCAATGGCGGCATATTTATCAACTTTTTCTTCGTTTTAACGAAACAGGCTTTTTTTTAAGAACCATTGGGAACCACGATGCTTCGCTTCAGGATGAAAAAGATTACCTGTTGGCGCCTTTTCTGCTGGAATCACTGAAACTGTCCTATCGTCAAGAGAACATTCTGGTTTTTCACGGTCACCAAGCATCGGTTTTCCTCTGGGAGACATATCCGGTTGTCAGCCGTTCGATAGTCTGGTTTTTACGCTACGTAGCAAAACCGTTCGGTATCAGGAATTTTTCAATTGCTTATAATAGCCGTCGCCGTTTCGCAATTGAAAAATCGATCTATGATTTTTCCAATAACGCGAAAATTGTTTCGGTTATCGGTCATACACATCGCCCTCTTTTTGAATCGCTTTCCAAGGTTGATTATCTCAACTATCGGATTGAAGAGCTTTGCCGTGCGTTTCCTGCAGCACAAAAGCAAGAAAGGGAGATAATACAAGATAAAATATCGACTCTCAAGGAAGAGCTCGCTGCCTGTTACGAGCAGGGGAAAAAAATCGGTTTGCGTAGCGGGGTATACAATAACCTGACTATACCCAGTGTTTTTAATTCAGGGTGCGCTATTGGCAAGAGGGGAATCACCGCACTGGAGATAGACCACGAAAAGATACGCCTTGTTTACTGGTATAACGGTAAACAGAGCCGGAAATTTTTAAGTGATCGTGACAGCCGTCCGATACGACTTGATGGAACAAGTTATTACAGGATTGTGTTGAATGAAGATCACCTTGATTATGTTTTTTCCCGTTTGCATCTGTTGGCGTGATTTTACTATGATATTCGCAAGAGCCCCCAGGTTTCGTTCTATAAAATCAAAGTAACTGTTTTAAAGGTCAAGCCGGAAAGTGACTGAAGAGAAAAGATGCTCTATCGAAAATATCATTCGCTAAATTAAACACTTAATTCCGCAGACTGATTGCTTGACTTGTCTGCTAACTATGATATATATACCATACATGAAGCGCTTGCAGTTCTTTTTGTTTTTATGCATTTCCTTTTCTGTGTTTTTTTATGACTCTTTGTTTGCAGAGGAGTCCATGCTTTCGAGGTATGATCTCGGTAGTCCGGAAAATCATCTGAAACTCGCTCCCGTACTGAAAGAAATTTCAGGAATTGCCGTGACGGATGATAATCGATTGTTTGCTCATGATGATGAAAAAGGGACGGTTTATCAGCTTGACATGAAAAGTGGTAAAATTATCAAGCGTTTTTCAATCTTTGAGAAACGCTGGTTTGGCCGGGAGCTTGTCATGGAAGACTTTGAGGACATTGCAGTTTTGGGCAAACGGTTTTATATGGTTTCCAGTGCCGGGGTGATTTACGAGTTTCGAGAGGGAAATGATGGAGAAAAGGTGGAGGCTGTCAGGCATGAAACATTTCTGAACGATCTCTACGACGTCGAAGGACTTTGCTATGATCCGGAGTCAGATGCATTGTTGCTTGCCTGTAAAGAATACCCGAAAGAGTTTTCATTGCAGCAGTTGGTCCTTGACAAAGAAAAATCAAAACTTAAGCAGAAGCCGGTTTATTCATTTTCACTGGAAAGCATGTCACTTGACAAAACCCCGAGGTTTCTTATTGACAGCAAGTTTTTGAAAAAAAAGAGTGCGAAGAAAAAATTCAAACCTTCGGCTATAGAACGTCATCCTCAGTCAGGGACATTTTTTGTCCTGGCGGCAAGAGGAAAGCTTCTTGTAGAAATTGATCCCCAAGGGAAGATTATCGATGTTGCCCGTCTTCCGTCAAAAGATCACGCTCAACCGGAAGGACTCGCTTTTACTGCCGATAATGAGATGCTGATCAGTAATGAAGGGGTTGGAGGAAATGCAACTTTGCTTAAGTATTCGATACGAAAACAGCGCTCATCTTTGCAGTAAGTTGCTTTGAAAGGTTTTTTGTCACGAAACCTGTATATTTGTTGCTCTTATATTCATTTCATGATTTTTGGCAGGTCAGGGAAAGACTTTCAATATCGGGAACGTTATGAGATTTTTTTTGAAAAAATATATCGTAACGGGGTTGGTTATTGCCTCGACCTCATTATGCTCATTTTCGATTGGCATTGCCCAACCTCAAAAGATTCCCAAGTCTATTATCGGCGACCAAAAAAGAGTACAGGTTGTTCCAGGAGAACACTACAGGGCAAGCTCCTTACATCGTATGCTTTTTGGTGATCACTGGCGTTCGCTCTGGACATCTCCGATGGATGTTGATGTTCTTGATTTACAAAGCTTTGCCGGGGGACTGAAACCTTACAAAAAAGGAGGTGGCTTTCAGACAATCAGTCTCCGTTTCCGGGGTTCTGATGGAAAACAATATCGTTTCAGGACTGTTGACAAGGATCCGACAAGAGGGATGCCTGAAAAGTTGCGCGGCACTGTGGTTTCAGCTGTTGTTCAGGATCAGGTGAGCTCTTCAAACCCAGCAAGCGTTGCTGTTATTTCGCCTTTACTCGATGCGGCCGGAGTTCTGCATGCGCCTGCCAGGTTTGTCGTTATGCCTTATGACCGTGAGCATCTCGGGAAGTATTACGAAGAGTTTGCAGGTCTTCTCGGTACGATTGAAGAGCATCCCGATGAAAATGACGGGCCGGTAAATGCGTTTGCAGGAGCGGACAAGGTTGTCAAGACCGATACCATGTTCGAGGCGCTCCAGAAGGATAACCGGAACAGGGTGGATGCAGAGGCCTACCTCAGAGCCCGTCTTATCGATCTTTTTATCGGTGACTGGGACAGGCATGCCGGTCAGTGGCGATGGGCGGGTTTCAGGGAAAAAGGAGAAGTTGTTTGGCGCCCTGTACCTAAAGACCGCGATAATGCCTTTTCACGTCAAGATGGTGTGTTTTCCTGGGTAGTAACCCAGGTTATTCCACACATAGAAGGGTTCGGTGATGACCTCGATGAGGTTTACTTTCTTTCCTGGTCAGGTCGCCCTCTCGATCGTCGCATTTTTCCCGGTTTGTCCAGGGTTCGGTGGAAAGAGGTGACAAACGAATTGCAGACTCTTTTAACGGATGAGCTTATAAACGACGCTGTGCGTCAGATGCCGCCTGCCATGTATGCAGAAGAGGGAGAGAAGATTCTGCATGATCTTAAAACGAGGCGTGATCTTCTGGTCGAGGCCTCGGATGAGTTGTACCGAATTTATGCTGAAGATGTTGATATTTATGCCAGCGACAAACCGGAATTTGCGAAGATAGAACGTAACGGTGACGGTACTGTCGCCGTGAAGATTTACAGAATGCAGGATGATTTGGCATCGCGGGATGCTGTTCCTTTTTATGCAAGAGTATTCGATCCGCGGCACACTGCTGAAATAAGATTATATCTGGAAGGTGGAAACGATTATGCTGTTATCGACGGTATCCTCGCGGAGGATATAGATGTTCGGATTATAGGTGGAAAAGGAAAAGACAAAATCATTGACAGGGTGACAGCTTCAGCCGGCGGTTTCAGCACAAGGGCCGGGAACTATCTTTATGACCGGGGATCGGAAACTGACTTCGGCGAAGGTAAATATACGGTTGTTGACAACAGCAGGATCGAGGACCCGATCGATGAGCGCGCGAAGTATGGTTTCAAAGCCAGAGATTATGGTCGTGAACTGGATGCATCTATTGCAAATCTCAGATTGGATTACGCTCCGGAATATGGTGCTTTTCTTGGATGGGGGGTTGTTCTCGAGGATTATGGCTTTCGCAAGGACCCTTATAATTACAATATGGAACTGAGCGGTGGTATTGCATATGATCCCGGCTCCGAGTTTCGTTACAAGCTTGAATACAGAGGTGATTTTCGTTCGTTTATTGACGGTACGGAGTTGCTTCTCGAAATTGGAACAACCGAGCTTGACGTTATCAATTTTTATGGTTTCGGAAACGAATCGTCTTTTGATACATCTCTGTACGACGAAGATGATTTCGAGATAAAGCAGCAATTGACCTGGATACGCCCGACACTGCAGTTTCCGGCCAACTCCGATTTTCAGTTCAGGACCGGTTTGGAAGCAAAATTCGTCGATCTCGAGGTTGAACCCGGTTCACAGCTGGAAACCATGGCTCCTTATGGTATCGATGAAGATTTTGTCGGCAGTATTATTGCTGGGTTTCGCTATGATAACCGTGACTGCGGTAAGGGAATCATGCTTTCACCCACAAATCAGCTAGGGCGGCTTGCTCGTGGAAGGACCTTTTGTGCTACGGCAGCTTTGAGTGGTATGGTGCTGGACATTGAAGGTGCGTACTATCCGGAGCTTTTTGGAAACAGTAACTCATTTTGGAAAGTCAAGGCTGAAGGGACCGCTTATCTCCCCTTGCCTTCATTGCCTTATTCAAGGCTTGTTTTGCGGGCGGGCGGAGAGAAGATCTGGGGAGATTTTCCGTTCTATGAGGCTGCGTATATCGGAGGTTCGGAATCGATTCGTGGCTATGACAAACAACGTTTTGCAGGGGATGCGTCTCTCTATGCCAATTCTGAGTTCAGGTTCTACCTTGCTACGTTCAAGTTTTTTGTCCCCGTTATGTTCGGCCCTCTCGCATTTATCGAAACGGGCCGGGTTTTTTACGATGGCGAAGATTCCGACAGATGGCATACAGGGTATGGTGGAGGACTTTGGTTCGGTTTCATCGAACCGCGCTATGCCTTGAGCATTGCCGTTGGCAGAGGTGTTGACAGTGCAAGGCTAACCGATGATATTGGCATATACGTTAGAACCGGATTCAGTTTCTGAGTAATTCTCCTGGCAATTGGTTTGTTATAGTTCTAATTTGTTTTTTTGATTCGTATTCCCTCCTGAGGAATTCCTCAGGGGGGACGTTTGTTTTGGGCTCTGTACTCGAGTTGGCCAACTACGCGACTTTTTTATTATGCGAACTCCTCTGAAGATATCCCGAAATTTGAAGAGTATAGGGCGGATTATCTTCGGTTTCATGATGGCGCTCTATATTTATCTGGCTTTTTTTAAAGCCTTGAGCTGTACCTACGAAGAGTTTGTATACCCAAATTATTCCTTTGTTTTCGTCTTTTTTACCACTGTTGGATTTGTTATTGGGGCAGCTGTTGCTGTATCGGATGTTTTTTTTCTTTCGAGGATCACCAGTAACCTCAATTTTCTTCTGACGCTTTTTGTCAGGACAGTATTCTATGTCATCATCGCTTTGATGGTGCTGCTGTTTTTCGTGGTTTGGGATGAATACCGATTACCGGGTAACGCAGGTGTTTTTTCTTCTGAAAGATATCTCAGAACGTTTTTTTTCGGGGAGTTTTTTGTCCTGGTTTTGTTCCTGACTATAGTCGGTATTGTGATCAACTCTTTCCGGCTTGTTGTTCAGAGGGTTGGGGAAAAAAATTTCTGGAATGTTGTCGTGGGAAGATATCATACCCCTCATGAGGAGGAAAGGGTTTTCATGTTTCTTGATTTGTACAGTTCAACTGCTCTTGCTGAAAGCATGGGACATGAACGTTATCACAACCTTCTTTATGATGTTTTTAATGATATAGCCGAACCGATTACCACATATGGTGGTGAAGTCTATCAGTATGTTGGTGACAGTGTCGTTATCACCTGGAATATTCAGGATGGCACGAAGCGACTGAACTGTATTCGCTGCTTTTTTGATATCCTGAAACGTATTGAAAAACGAGCCGGAGAATATGAGATGCGCTATCAGCATGTTCCGCATTTGAAAGCCGGGTTACATGCCGGCAAAGTAATGGCTGGTGAGGTCGGGGTGGAAAAGAGGGAAATTGTTTTTCACGGAGATACGGTCAATACAGCGGCAAGGATTCAGGAGGAGTGCGTTGAAATGGGTGAGCAGATTCTCTTGTCGGAAGAGCTGCTTTTTCTTTTTCCTGCAAAGCAGTTGAAAAAATTTGCTACACGTTTTAAAGGAATCATTTCTCTTAAGGGCAGAATGTCACAAGTTGCGCTCTATACCATCAGCGAGATGGAATGAACCGTTGCAGCATACGTTTATGGGTGCTTCATGTCGTGCGCCATTTGTTTGTATCGTTGTGTACAACCGATGATAAACGCTGTTTCGCGTGCGTTCAGTTGGTGAATGCGTAAGCATAAAGGCTGATCGAAATAATCAGGCCAACCATGAAAATTTCATAGGATAGTTTGAGATACTTGTATTTTTTATCGAGGACCTTCCCAAGATAATAGGTATCTCGTATCATGTTGGCAATATAGTACGGTTTATCCTTCAGCATCTCTTTGACTCCCCATTCGTATTGATCGATGTCGAGATTGACGAATGATCCGAAGAACAACAGGTTCGCTTTTCTGTTCTTGATATCTTCTATGGTTGTTTCATGGCGTGTTACTTTCGGGCGTGTGGCGAGCACGGATGTGATAATTGTTGCAACGCAGGTGAAAAGCATCAGAAACGTCGGTATGATAAGGTCGGGAAGTTGATCGAGTTTTCGAACAAGAAGTGAAATGATAATGGAAAAAATGAGCGAGTTTGTCTGAATCATAATGTTTGCTTTCTGATCCACGATAGCGCTGAAGCTCACATGATTTCTGGAAGATGTTCGGTAATACACCTCCATGTTTCGCTCGACACCCCGGTTTTTGGTTGCATTTTCCTTGTTCTTTTTTTTCGTTTCTTTTCTTTGCTGCTTTCGGAGTTGTTCTTTCTGTAGCTCATGTTTCAGCAAAACAAGGTTTTCCTCTTTTTTGCCATTGAATTTTTCTTGAGCCAATGCGGTGAAAAAGCTGTGTTGGAGAAAAAAATCGATACTGAGCTGAAGCCATTCGCTATCTGAAAAGGGCAAGCCTCTGTTGTTTTCGAGTTCAATTCTCAAAAGCTCGCTTTTCTTCTTATAGTTATCCGAACCCAAATTTGATAGGTCGGCATCACATACAATCTGCTGAAGCTGGTTCCGGGGAGATTGTGGGATTTTTGTCGCATGAATGCAACCTTTGATGATCTCTATCGTTTCTTTGTCAATACCTTCCTCGACAAGAAACCGTTCGGCAATTTCTGCACTTTTTTCTTCGTGTTCGATCGGGGAGTCTATGTAGCCGATATCATGAAACCAACATGCAAGCAAGACAAGAAGCACGGATTGTTCGGACAGGCCTGTACCTTCCGCAATTTCCCGTCCGAAAGCAACGGTTTCTTTAGTATGTGTCAGATCGTGATAAACGCCTGTGTTATGCTTCCCACTTTCTGCGAAACGCTGTGAAACATAGGCTGATACTTTTTCAAGGAGTGTGTTATTGACAGTCATTACGCTATATTAACAGTACTGTTGACAGTATGGTGTGTTTTTTCTCTATGAACTTTGGGTTCAGCAACATGATTCCTTTTTTTGTACTGACCTGATGGAATCGAAATTCTTGCCCTTTTTCTCAGGAACCTGGTTTCTTTGTTCTCTATGCAACAGCCTCCACCCCATCCTGAAAGTGTATTCGATCATGGCAGTTTAAAGAAGTACCTGTATAATAATTTAGGAACTCCTTTTGCATAAAATCAAAGGGATTTTTTGTTATAAGGACTGTAATGAATGTTATGGACAATTTGTCTAAGCTTTTCAGGTGTCTTACGGTAATGTTTTTTTTGCTGTGTTCATTGTTTTTTCATGGGATACCGTCAGCAGAAGCTGGAAACCGTTCGACAGGTGATATCCTGGAAGATGATGTAGCTCGTTTCGCTCATGATTTCAGGAGTATCTTTTCTTCCCCTGCACATTTTGATGGCAGTGACTGGATGACGGTTTTTGCGGTTGCAGGTACAGCGACTGCAGCCGTGCTGTGGGTCGATGATCCTGTTCGGGAGTATATGCTCGACAATCGTTCTGGCTTTATGGATGATTTGGTTTCTGTCGGTGATTACTATGGGAAATTATCTACAGGTTACTATCTGGGATCGACTCTCTATGTTGCCGGTATTGTCAGTGAAGATGAATGGGTTCGCTACACAGGGCGGGCCGTACTTGAAGCTCATACATTTTCTCTCCTTATTACGGGTATTCTTAAAGCGGTTACAGGTCGATCGAGACCGTATCTTTTTGAAGGAAACAAACAGTTCAACTGGTTTGAAAAAGAAAACAGCAGATGGTCTTTTCCTTCGGGTCATACAACTGCTGCATTTGCAATCTCATCAGCATTGAGCAGAAGAATCGATAGGCCTTGGGCAACCACCGGTCTTTATGCTTTGTCGGGTATTACTGTGCTGGACCGGATATATGACGACAAACATTGGCTTTCCGATACCATAATCGGGGCTGCAATAGGTACAGCTGTTGGGCTCGCCGTAGGAAAAATGATCAATGAAGAGGAAGCCAGACGAAAAAAGGGCGGTTTGGAGTCCTTGAACGAGCGCCCGGTCGAGCTTGTGCACTTCTCACTGAGTTTTTAGGGTGTAATACTTTGCGTATTGTTTGCAGAAAGTATGCTGATTATTGCCTGAGGTTTTTCGACTAACAATTTTGCACCGCTTTCGAGTAATTCTTCTTTTGTTCTGAAGCCCCAGAGTACCCCCAAAGGAAGCATTCCGGCTGCATTCGCCGTCAGCATGTCTACGTTACTGTCTCCTACATAAAGAATCTCTGCCGGGTCGATTTTCATTTCCTTCGCCATCAAAAGAGCTCCTTGCGGGTCCGGTTTGTGGTTGATTCCTGGGTGGTGCCCTGTGACGCAATCGAATTTCCACCGGGAGAGCAGGGTTTCGACACATAGCTTCGTGAATTTGTCCGATTTGTTGGAGAGCACCCCCTTTTTTATCGAAGTGGTATCCAGCCAGTCAAGTAACTCGTCAATACCGGGATACGGCCGGGTATTGTTTTTCCAGGTTACTGCATAACGTGCCAGCATTTCCTGCATGAGTCTTTCGAGAAGTTCCCGCTGATTTTGCAGATCGGGTGGAAGCGCTCTTCGGACCAGTTCGTTCATGCCGTACCCGACAAGGTAGCGGAACTGGTCTATGTCGTGTGTTGGATAACCGTTGTCGCCAAGAACGTAGTTAAGCGTGTCTGCCAGGTCCTTAAGTGAGTCGAGAAGTGTGCCGTCGAGGTCGAAAATAACTGCTTTGAAGTTCATTGCTCTGTGCTCTTTCGTGCAGTGGCCAGAAAAACGGTATACGTTTTTTCGATGTTTGCACGGTTGGTTTTTGTCAGTTTTGCCGCAGTTGAAAAAGAAATGTCTGTAAATCCTTGCTGTAACAACTGTTTTTGAAACAGATTTCTTCTGAACCCATGATGGACCTTTTCATTGCTGTCGTTGTGAAAGTAGCCGTCTTCTTCATCAAGATCGGCAATTGCCAGATAACCACCCGGAAGCAGTAGTGAAAAAAGTTTTTGTAGTGCCCCATCGACGTTTTCGATATGATGAAAAGTCATACTGCTGAAAATGAGGTGATACTTTTTTGTCTGTTCAGGTATGTGAGGAAAGGAAAAGATATCGGAAACGACCGGTTGTATATTGGACGTCCGTTGCTTGCAGATTTTTTTGTTCAGTTCATCGATCATCTTTTCCGACGTGTCGAGGGCGGTCAAAGATGCTATCATGGAAGAAACAGGGCAGGTCAGGAGCCCGGTTCCACATCCTATTTCCAAAGCATTCCAGTCTGTCTGAAAAGGGAGCTGTTTTTTCATCGATTGCGCTACTTGCCGGGCGAGGTTTACCCTCCGTGGGTTTGCATCCCATGTTTCAGCAGCGGCATTGAAATGGGGGCGATTGTCTGGGCTTTGTTTCAAAAGAGATCTTTTTCCTCTTATACATCAGTATAGCAAAGGAAGGTAATTAAAAAAATCCCGTTACAGAAAATATAAGAGTATCAAAAAGTTGGTGGTTATGAGAAAGGCAGCAATGAGGTTCATGAAAAAACCGAGTCGAAGTAATGTCTTGATGGAGACTTTTTCGAGTCCACCGAATGCGAGAGCGTTGACAGGGGTAGCGACGGGGCTCATAAATGCTCCTGAAGCAGCAACCGTGACAAGCAAAAGCAAAAGGAGCTGTTCAGATTGAAAGAGCGGTTGCATGGCGACTATCGCCGGGGTGACGACAAGCAGAACAGTGGTATTGTTGAATATTTCTGTAACAAATATCGTTGACACGGCAGTAAGGGCATAGAGGATGGCCGGACTGTTGGAAAAAGAG
This genomic window from Prosthecochloris marina contains:
- a CDS encoding AsmA-like C-terminal region-containing protein; translated protein: MRKFLKFFLVLLVLFAGLISVFLQVLKPRLSDFTKEVLNNFLEAKVDYRGADISLFRAFPGVSITFHDLQVTTKSAESSDTLGTADRFSVAFDPLSVFSGELKVHSLRIERPKITVEMDGAGNNNWDIFSQAAARQDAQNTADFAFSLRDFKIKDGIIAFYDGANGNSVLVDGLNHEMKGRLSSGLSTLVTNNTVKSLSVAVGGVSRLQDVKASFGAEIVADLEKKKFILKDNRLVLNDLGLMFSGAVSLFENAIDTDLDFKAEKATLKEFLSLVPVVYERNYEKIDAEGVISLSGHVKGLYKDNQLPAFRLDLEVSNGNFGYKDVPIRVEEVDFKGGIENPGGSADKTVLFVPEFNLKVNGRPVIMTLGVSTPFSDPFFDMAIDGSIDLADVQRIFRIKDMDLTGDIRSDIVVKGRLSAFNAGVSGSGAAEAYGSVTAKGITIASEKFTPDVAISSAQLNLSPGYLDLVELRMKTGKSDFAANGRLENYIAYIMKKGKLTGTADVRSTFVQLDEFRNLQEEKMAVMLPDNLSMKINGTFDRVRFDDMLFEGVNGSIVLEEEKLDFNDINAETLGGKVSINGFYNTKGGKTDTDFSISATEMNIVRSYESLELLEKVAPVAEYAKGDVSAKLTMRSHLDDDLKPVPESISGKGRVETKGLLVEDFPPIRKLALLLDVDALDTLRIPETAVDFAIDKGFVETAPFSFRVNDIRLHASGVTGFDKSLDWKIGLEIPRKYIGKAGSKTIAGLLEKLPSESMEISLPDTVVVDAVLKGSVKEPEIELDLGKTSKRIAARLKERMRQTIADELRGRFLPEQEGDIAVGDSGNVADILEKTAGDILFNRKGARKDTADTPEKEEGTLPSFIENIFAPSKKMPHGQETARGTSITADSTEKSGGSDEPGDTIGVNIGVDSVEGKKSIIELFQ
- a CDS encoding PHP domain-containing protein, with protein sequence MQWLYCDFHIHTTWSDGQCSLDRVVELYGTAGFDVIAITDHVLDSKSIIKSGKREAELRAVSREGFSGYQQALWAAARRAWEKYAMLLIPGIEITNNTSRYHILALDVKDYISPDLDVDTIIEKTRAQQGISVACHPYVRNHSGEDPSVHLWKNHERLATMFDAWEVANRDDLFNVVGLKKFNYIANSDFHEERHLLSWKTLLRCEKNIEAVKEAIRNNDRVSLFLYRGGKIK
- a CDS encoding metallophosphoesterase translates to MKLLNNNDKHPHLERLLERSKNIDLDGESRILILSDLHMGNGGRRDEFRHNAALVDAVMSKYYLPEKYSLILNGDIEELFKFPLDDIVAQWRHIYQLFLRFNETGFFLRTIGNHDASLQDEKDYLLAPFLLESLKLSYRQENILVFHGHQASVFLWETYPVVSRSIVWFLRYVAKPFGIRNFSIAYNSRRRFAIEKSIYDFSNNAKIVSVIGHTHRPLFESLSKVDYLNYRIEELCRAFPAAQKQEREIIQDKISTLKEELAACYEQGKKIGLRSGVYNNLTIPSVFNSGCAIGKRGITALEIDHEKIRLVYWYNGKQSRKFLSDRDSRPIRLDGTSYYRIVLNEDHLDYVFSRLHLLA
- a CDS encoding SdiA-regulated domain-containing protein, which produces MLSRYDLGSPENHLKLAPVLKEISGIAVTDDNRLFAHDDEKGTVYQLDMKSGKIIKRFSIFEKRWFGRELVMEDFEDIAVLGKRFYMVSSAGVIYEFREGNDGEKVEAVRHETFLNDLYDVEGLCYDPESDALLLACKEYPKEFSLQQLVLDKEKSKLKQKPVYSFSLESMSLDKTPRFLIDSKFLKKKSAKKKFKPSAIERHPQSGTFFVLAARGKLLVEIDPQGKIIDVARLPSKDHAQPEGLAFTADNEMLISNEGVGGNATLLKYSIRKQRSSLQ